A genomic window from Candidatus Eisenbacteria bacterium includes:
- a CDS encoding cytochrome c3 family protein: MDKEPASVRPVFPKSINFFRPVIGIALAAVPLYIVMLVYYGNSAEATRVGYEPDQPVAFSHALHAGRLGIDCRYCHTTVESASHAAIPPTETCMNCHANIRAASAKILPVRESHATGMPIEWVRVHDLPDFVYFDHSAHVRRGVGCISCHGRVDKMETVRQEKPLTMGWCLDCHRAPEAHLRPPELATKMDWVPNEDPFVLGKRLRDENHVNPSTDCTTCHR, translated from the coding sequence ATGGACAAAGAACCGGCCTCCGTTCGACCGGTCTTTCCAAAGAGCATCAACTTCTTCCGGCCGGTGATCGGGATCGCGCTCGCCGCGGTTCCTCTCTACATCGTCATGCTCGTCTACTACGGAAACTCCGCGGAGGCGACGCGCGTCGGATACGAACCGGACCAACCCGTCGCCTTCAGCCACGCGCTCCACGCGGGCCGGCTCGGGATCGACTGCCGCTACTGTCACACGACCGTCGAGAGCGCCTCGCACGCGGCGATCCCCCCGACGGAGACATGCATGAACTGCCACGCGAACATCCGCGCGGCGAGCGCGAAGATCCTCCCGGTGCGCGAGAGCCACGCGACCGGAATGCCGATCGAGTGGGTGCGCGTGCACGACCTCCCCGATTTCGTCTACTTCGATCACAGCGCGCACGTGCGGCGCGGCGTCGGCTGCATCTCCTGCCACGGGCGCGTCGACAAGATGGAGACCGTTCGCCAAGAGAAGCCGCTCACGATGGGATGGTGCCTCGACTGTCACCGCGCGCCCGAGGCGCATCTCCGCCCGCCGGAGCTCGCGACCAAGATGGATTGGGTTCCGAACGAAGACCCGTTCGTTCTTGGAAAGCGCCTTCGCGACGAGAACCACGTGAACCCCTCGACGGACTGCACGACATGCCATCGATGA